The following proteins are encoded in a genomic region of Triticum dicoccoides isolate Atlit2015 ecotype Zavitan chromosome 1B, WEW_v2.0, whole genome shotgun sequence:
- the LOC119349143 gene encoding uncharacterized protein LOC119349143 isoform X1: MAETTASIGGYMASGYRRVAGVQIYINYLKPARLGDRIEAKVNPIRTSCWTRCIGSGRRWGSPAAYSGVPSPSLAPFGSPYGVGGRAAAANQSDDDRVREAMVIMLMA; this comes from the exons ATGGCGGAGACGACGGCGAGTATCGGTGGGTACATGGCGTCGGGGTACCGGAGGGTGGCTGGCGTGCAGATCTACATCAACTACCTCAAGCCCGCCCGCCTGGGCGACCGCATTGAGGCCAAGGTGAACCCCATCCG GACCAGCTGCTGGACGCGGTGCATTGGATCCGGCAGGCGGTGGGGCTCGCCTGCGGCCTACTCTGGGGTGCCGTCCCCCTCGTTGGCACCTTTTGGATCGCCCT ACGGAGTAGGAGGACGAGCAGCAGCAGCAAATCAGTCTGATGATGACAGGGTGCGGGAGGCAATGGTGATCATGCTGATGGCATGA
- the LOC119349143 gene encoding uncharacterized protein LOC119349143 isoform X2, with the protein MAETTASIGGYMASGYRRVAGVQIYINYLKPARLGDRIEAKVNPIRYLPRRVLGQGPAAGRGALDPAGGGARLRPTLGCRPPRWHLLDRPTE; encoded by the exons ATGGCGGAGACGACGGCGAGTATCGGTGGGTACATGGCGTCGGGGTACCGGAGGGTGGCTGGCGTGCAGATCTACATCAACTACCTCAAGCCCGCCCGCCTGGGCGACCGCATTGAGGCCAAGGTGAACCCCATCCGGTACCTACCCCGACGCGTACTTGGACAAG GACCAGCTGCTGGACGCGGTGCATTGGATCCGGCAGGCGGTGGGGCTCGCCTGCGGCCTACTCTGGGGTGCCGTCCCCCTCGTTGGCACCTTTTGGATCGCCCT ACGGAGTAG